From one Novosphingobium sp. genomic stretch:
- a CDS encoding SDR family oxidoreductase, producing the protein MTNPTVLITGGAKRIGAQMARAFAKAGWHVIIHYGHSREDAEKLAATLPSAETAQCDLADGDAAVAMVQRLSDTHESLRLLINSAAVFRYDGADAIDPAIFAEAMQVNAQTPARMAQAFLKGTAGRAVINMLDMKLANPNPDFFSYTMAKHALSSTVRMLAMAYPSQRIYGLAPGAMMPSWDQQPDEHLTSGRMNLLQRLTDPVELADAALFLADGVLASGETLFIDSGQFLLSQPRDVLYLARA; encoded by the coding sequence ATGACCAACCCAACCGTCCTCATCACCGGCGGCGCCAAGCGCATCGGAGCGCAGATGGCGCGGGCTTTCGCGAAGGCGGGCTGGCATGTCATCATCCACTACGGCCACTCGCGCGAGGATGCCGAAAAGCTGGCCGCAACGCTGCCCAGCGCCGAGACCGCGCAATGCGATCTGGCCGATGGCGATGCGGCGGTGGCCATGGTGCAGCGCCTGTCGGATACGCATGAGAGCCTGCGCCTGCTCATCAATTCGGCGGCGGTCTTCCGCTATGACGGGGCCGATGCCATCGATCCGGCGATCTTTGCCGAGGCGATGCAGGTGAACGCCCAAACGCCCGCGCGCATGGCTCAGGCATTTCTGAAAGGCACGGCGGGGCGGGCGGTCATCAACATGCTGGACATGAAGCTGGCCAATCCCAATCCGGATTTCTTCAGCTACACCATGGCCAAGCATGCGCTGTCCTCCACGGTGCGGATGTTGGCGATGGCTTATCCCTCGCAACGCATTTATGGTTTGGCGCCCGGCGCGATGATGCCGAGCTGGGACCAGCAGCCGGATGAGCATCTCACCAGCGGGCGGATGAACTTGCTGCAGCGCCTGACCGATCCGGTCGAGCTGGCCGATGCCGCGCTGTTTCTGGCCGATGGCGTGCTGGCGAGCGGCGAGACGCTGTTTATCGATTCGGGCCAGTTCCTGCTTTCCCAGCCGCGCGACGTGCTTTACCTCGCCAGAGCATGA
- a CDS encoding PhzF family phenazine biosynthesis protein: MKLDLVDVFASDNPLTGNPLAVVHHGDALSAQQMERLTRWLGFSETTFLLPPTEPGADYHVRIFCPRGELPFAGHPTLGTAWAWLNAGGKPQREGVVMQQCGVGLVEVRITDDTLAFRAPPLIRSGPLGEEELAEALKLLDLPREAVLDAVWADNGPGWQLLRLASAEAVLAVPAPARGPVPTDLAIVGPSQEPGIDWEVRTFFAGATGAILEDPVTGSLNASLGQYLFETGLAKEAYVAAQGRCVGADGRAYVSREGDDVWVGGKVAAVSLGGTLTGV; encoded by the coding sequence ATGAAACTCGACCTCGTAGATGTCTTCGCCAGCGACAACCCGCTGACCGGCAACCCCTTGGCGGTGGTGCACCACGGCGATGCCCTGAGCGCACAGCAGATGGAGAGGCTCACCCGCTGGCTGGGCTTTTCGGAAACGACCTTCCTGCTGCCCCCGACCGAGCCCGGCGCCGACTATCACGTCCGCATTTTCTGCCCGCGCGGGGAGCTGCCCTTTGCTGGCCACCCCACGCTGGGCACGGCTTGGGCCTGGCTCAACGCTGGCGGGAAGCCCCAGCGCGAGGGCGTGGTGATGCAGCAATGCGGCGTGGGCCTGGTCGAGGTGCGGATCACGGATGACACGCTGGCCTTCCGCGCCCCGCCGCTGATCCGCTCGGGCCCCCTGGGTGAAGAGGAACTGGCCGAGGCGCTGAAATTGCTCGATCTTCCGCGTGAGGCGGTGCTCGATGCCGTCTGGGCCGACAATGGCCCCGGCTGGCAGTTGCTGCGGCTGGCCAGCGCCGAGGCGGTGCTCGCGGTGCCTGCTCCCGCGCGCGGGCCGGTGCCAACCGATCTGGCGATTGTCGGGCCGTCGCAGGAACCGGGCATCGACTGGGAGGTGCGTACCTTCTTCGCCGGGGCGACCGGCGCCATCCTCGAGGACCCGGTGACGGGCAGCCTGAATGCCAGCCTGGGGCAGTATCTGTTCGAAACCGGTTTGGCGAAAGAGGCCTATGTCGCGGCGCAGGGGCGCTGCGTGGGCGCCGATGGCCGCGCCTATGTCAGCCGCGAGGGCGATGACGTCTGGGTTGGCGGCAAGGTGGCGGCGGTGTCGCTGGGGGGCACGCTGACGGGCGTCTGA
- the rlmN gene encoding 23S rRNA (adenine(2503)-C(2))-methyltransferase RlmN, whose protein sequence is MADIDPQLPTSMPIAGHFDPVVTPRAVTARADGKIDLLGLPRTEITRLFTEAGLDAKAAKLRGKQVFHWIYHRGISDFDSMTDIAKAMRPWLDARFVVGRPEIVVSQHSEDGTRKWLLRTADDHEFEMVFIPDADRGTLCVSSQVGCTLNCRFCHTGTMRLVRNLTPGEIVGQVMLARDALGEWPKGAMDGLDDEEAEGDYSADGRLLTNIVMMGMGEPLYNYDNVRDALKIVMDGDGLALSKRRITLSTSGVVPMMEKCGEEIGVNLAVSLHAVTKEVRDEIVPINRKYGIEQLLQACADYPSASNARRITFEYVMLKDKNDSDDDARELVRLIKQYKLPAKVNLIPFNPWPGAIYECSTPERIRRFSEIVFDAGISAPVRTPRGRDIDAACGQLKTAAQKMSRADQDRLAEEKQVALG, encoded by the coding sequence ATGGCAGACATCGACCCCCAGCTTCCCACTTCCATGCCGATCGCCGGTCACTTCGACCCGGTGGTGACGCCGCGTGCCGTCACGGCGCGCGCCGATGGCAAGATCGACCTGCTCGGCCTGCCGCGCACCGAGATCACGCGCCTGTTCACCGAGGCCGGCCTGGATGCGAAGGCGGCGAAGCTGCGCGGCAAGCAGGTGTTCCACTGGATCTACCATCGCGGCATCAGCGACTTTGACTCGATGACCGACATTGCCAAGGCCATGCGCCCCTGGCTGGACGCGCGCTTTGTGGTGGGCCGCCCGGAGATCGTGGTCTCGCAGCACAGTGAGGACGGCACCCGCAAGTGGCTGCTGCGCACGGCGGACGATCATGAGTTCGAGATGGTGTTCATTCCCGACGCCGATCGCGGCACGCTGTGCGTGTCCTCGCAGGTGGGCTGCACGCTGAACTGCCGTTTCTGCCATACGGGCACGATGCGTCTGGTGCGCAATCTGACGCCGGGCGAGATCGTGGGTCAGGTCATGCTGGCGCGCGACGCGCTGGGCGAGTGGCCCAAGGGCGCGATGGACGGGCTCGACGATGAAGAGGCCGAGGGCGATTACTCGGCGGACGGTCGCCTGCTGACCAACATCGTGATGATGGGCATGGGCGAGCCGCTGTATAATTACGACAATGTGCGCGATGCGCTGAAAATCGTCATGGATGGCGATGGCCTCGCCCTGTCGAAGCGCCGCATCACGCTCTCCACCAGCGGCGTGGTGCCGATGATGGAGAAGTGCGGCGAGGAAATCGGCGTCAATCTGGCCGTCTCGCTGCATGCCGTCACCAAGGAAGTGCGCGACGAGATCGTGCCGATCAACCGCAAGTACGGCATCGAGCAACTGCTGCAGGCCTGCGCGGATTACCCCAGCGCGTCCAACGCCCGCCGCATCACCTTCGAATATGTGATGCTGAAGGACAAGAACGACAGCGACGATGACGCGCGCGAGCTGGTGCGCCTGATCAAGCAGTACAAGCTGCCCGCCAAGGTCAATCTGATCCCCTTCAACCCCTGGCCCGGCGCGATCTACGAATGCTCGACGCCCGAGCGGATTCGCCGTTTCTCGGAAATCGTGTTCGATGCGGGGATCAGCGCCCCGGTGCGCACGCCGCGCGGGCGCGACATCGATGCCGCCTGCGGCCAGTTGAAGACCGCGGCGCAGAAGATGAGCCGCGCCGATCAGGACCGTCTGGCCGAGGAAAAGCAGGTCGCGCTGGGCTGA
- a CDS encoding ammonium transporter: MQLRAVCRPGLVVPLAGALALSSPAQAAATTGPSGSDTVWIMTASALVLLMCLPGLSLFYGGLVRGKNFLSVLVQVGAIAAAASLLWVLVGYSLTFNGDIGGWIGGLGQFGLAHLAPVRSDTNLPENSFALFQLCFAAITPALMAGAWVDRARFGWVVGFCALWGLVVYVPVAHWIWGGGWMASRFGTLDFAGGIVVHTTAGVSALVAAWLLGPRMGWPRTLMLPHSPSLTMIGAGLLWVGWFGFNGGSTFTGNGAAASAILATHTAAATAALTWLALERVVVGKPTSIGFATGAVAGLATVTPAAGFIAPGAAVVFGALSVAICFPMIHLVKNRWRIDDSLDVFAVHGVGGMTGSILLAVFIAPSLGGAGYAPGMDFGRQLEGQVLGVVVTALWSALASVALGWAVSKVLPMRASEDEEREGLDITAHGERAWEMD; encoded by the coding sequence ATGCAACTTCGCGCGGTCTGCCGGCCGGGTCTTGTGGTGCCCTTGGCCGGGGCTCTGGCGCTGTCGTCGCCTGCTCAGGCCGCAGCCACAACGGGGCCCAGCGGGTCGGATACGGTTTGGATCATGACCGCATCGGCCTTGGTGCTGCTGATGTGCCTGCCGGGGCTCAGCCTGTTTTACGGCGGCCTGGTCCGGGGCAAGAATTTTCTCTCGGTGCTGGTGCAGGTGGGCGCGATTGCGGCGGCGGCCTCGCTGCTGTGGGTGCTGGTCGGCTATTCGCTGACGTTCAACGGCGACATCGGCGGCTGGATCGGCGGGCTTGGCCAGTTCGGTCTCGCGCATCTGGCACCGGTGCGCAGTGACACCAACCTGCCCGAGAACAGCTTTGCCCTGTTCCAGCTCTGCTTTGCCGCGATTACCCCGGCGCTGATGGCGGGCGCCTGGGTGGACCGCGCGCGCTTCGGCTGGGTCGTGGGCTTTTGCGCGCTGTGGGGGCTGGTGGTCTATGTGCCTGTCGCCCACTGGATCTGGGGCGGCGGCTGGATGGCCAGCCGCTTTGGCACGCTGGATTTCGCGGGCGGCATCGTGGTGCACACCACGGCGGGCGTTTCGGCGCTGGTCGCGGCATGGCTGCTGGGGCCGCGCATGGGCTGGCCGCGCACGCTGATGCTGCCGCATAGCCCCTCGCTGACGATGATCGGCGCGGGCCTGCTGTGGGTCGGCTGGTTCGGCTTCAACGGCGGATCGACCTTCACCGGCAATGGCGCCGCCGCCAGCGCGATCCTCGCCACGCATACCGCCGCCGCCACCGCCGCGCTGACATGGCTGGCGCTGGAGCGCGTCGTCGTCGGCAAGCCCACCAGCATCGGTTTCGCCACCGGCGCGGTCGCGGGTCTCGCCACGGTGACCCCGGCGGCGGGCTTTATCGCGCCGGGTGCCGCGGTGGTGTTCGGGGCACTGTCGGTCGCGATCTGCTTTCCGATGATCCATCTGGTGAAGAACCGCTGGCGCATCGACGATTCGCTCGACGTCTTTGCCGTGCATGGCGTGGGCGGCATGACCGGATCGATCCTGCTGGCGGTGTTTATCGCCCCCTCGCTGGGCGGCGCGGGCTATGCGCCCGGCATGGATTTTGGTCGCCAGCTTGAGGGTCAGGTGCTGGGCGTGGTCGTCACCGCCTTGTGGTCGGCGCTGGCCAGCGTGGCGCTGGGCTGGGCCGTGAGCAAGGTGCTGCCGATGCGCGCCAGCGAGGATGAAGAGCGCGAAGGCCTCGACATCACCGCCCATGGCGAGCGCGCCTGGGAGATGGATTGA
- a CDS encoding GreA/GreB family elongation factor, which yields MKPTRPLHEGPPITPAGFAVLRARYDHLLGTERPQIVEVVSWAAGNGDRSENGDYLYGRKRMREIDRELAHLARRMKALRVVDPAGQQDQSRCWFGATVTIADEDDNHRTVTLVGDDEQDAGKGMIGWSAPMTRALRGAAVGDLRRVVLPGGDKEWEVISIEYPVKG from the coding sequence ATGAAACCGACCCGCCCCCTGCACGAAGGCCCGCCGATTACCCCCGCCGGCTTTGCCGTGCTGCGCGCCCGCTATGACCACCTCCTCGGCACCGAGCGGCCCCAGATCGTCGAGGTCGTCAGCTGGGCCGCGGGCAATGGCGACCGCTCCGAAAACGGCGACTACCTCTATGGCCGCAAGCGCATGCGCGAGATCGACCGCGAACTGGCCCACCTCGCCCGCCGCATGAAGGCCCTGCGCGTCGTCGACCCCGCCGGGCAGCAGGACCAGTCGCGCTGCTGGTTCGGCGCCACCGTGACCATCGCGGATGAGGACGACAACCATCGCACCGTCACACTGGTCGGCGATGACGAGCAGGATGCGGGCAAAGGCATGATCGGCTGGTCCGCCCCCATGACGCGGGCCTTGCGCGGGGCGGCTGTGGGGGATCTGCGCCGGGTTGTGTTGCCGGGGGGCGACAAGGAGTGGGAAGTGATCTCGATCGAGTATCCCGTTAAGGGGTGA
- a CDS encoding TetR/AcrR family transcriptional regulator, with translation MRTKSDERRQAILDVATQIFKDIGYERASMAAIAARVGGSKATLYSYFPSKEELYATAMTDAVCEHGEAVCEMLDTQNPDVAAVLKCFGVAYIGLLVHSDVLALVRAGVAAGAQGKLGAALYAMGPRRGYEEMTAYFAGLSPDCGLHLPDPAQAARHFKGLLESGLVEPSLYGAPMEADVETAVHAAVDVFMRAYAA, from the coding sequence ATGCGCACCAAGAGCGACGAACGTCGCCAGGCCATCCTCGATGTCGCCACCCAGATCTTCAAGGATATCGGCTATGAGCGGGCCAGCATGGCCGCCATCGCCGCGCGCGTGGGCGGGTCAAAAGCCACGCTTTACAGCTACTTCCCCTCGAAAGAGGAACTCTATGCCACCGCCATGACCGACGCCGTCTGCGAACATGGCGAGGCCGTCTGCGAGATGCTCGACACGCAGAACCCCGATGTCGCCGCCGTGCTGAAGTGCTTCGGCGTGGCCTATATCGGCCTGCTCGTGCACAGCGACGTGCTGGCGCTGGTGCGCGCCGGGGTTGCGGCGGGCGCTCAGGGCAAGCTTGGCGCCGCGCTCTATGCGATGGGCCCGCGCCGGGGCTATGAGGAAATGACCGCCTATTTCGCCGGTCTCTCCCCCGATTGCGGGCTGCACCTGCCCGATCCGGCCCAGGCCGCGCGCCACTTCAAGGGCCTGCTCGAATCCGGGCTGGTCGAACCCAGCCTTTATGGCGCGCCCATGGAGGCTGACGTGGAAACCGCCGTCCACGCCGCCGTCGATGTCTTCATGCGCGCCTACGCCGCCTGA
- a CDS encoding efflux transporter outer membrane subunit → MSYAAFRGGPRIRRIGGALALALLTGACALPPTSSHLQPLASAERFPAAQTLAPAAQGEWPSDGWWQAYGDKQLDALIAEGLQGATDLRVAVARQDAADAVIKQARANLLPQLSLDAQGGVTKQSYRYLFPESFAPKGWPDYAQGGVNLNWELDFWGKNRAGLNAAKQDAAAAGAEAAAARLSVSAGIASAYADLAALHAERDAAASAVDIRRQTLALTGQRRDQGLENSGAVERARSGLATSEGELATLDEEIDLGRHRLAALMGAGPDRTRDLARPTAFGHADANLPDNIPAQLIARRPDIIAARDRAQAAASRVKQARAAFYPNVNLMGLIGQQVLGVGNLFKSGAEYGSVGPAISLPLFQGGRLQGQYRQNRADYDVAVAQYDGAITQALREVADAATSQRALSTRLTHAQDAEKAAQAAWQVAGNRYRGGLATNLDVLTAEDALISARRSVAALQTRAFALDVALTRALGGGYHS, encoded by the coding sequence GTGAGTTATGCAGCGTTTCGGGGCGGTCCCCGGATCAGGCGAATCGGGGGTGCTCTGGCGCTGGCCCTGCTGACCGGCGCCTGCGCCCTGCCGCCGACCTCCAGCCATCTTCAGCCGCTCGCCTCGGCGGAGCGCTTTCCCGCTGCCCAGACCCTCGCGCCCGCCGCTCAGGGCGAATGGCCCTCGGACGGCTGGTGGCAGGCCTATGGCGACAAGCAACTCGATGCGCTGATCGCCGAGGGCTTGCAGGGCGCCACCGATCTGCGCGTTGCCGTGGCGCGGCAGGATGCCGCCGATGCGGTGATCAAGCAGGCGCGGGCCAATCTGCTGCCGCAACTCTCGCTCGATGCGCAGGGCGGGGTGACCAAGCAGAGCTATCGTTACCTCTTCCCCGAAAGCTTCGCGCCCAAGGGCTGGCCAGATTACGCGCAGGGCGGGGTCAATCTGAACTGGGAGCTGGACTTCTGGGGCAAGAACCGCGCCGGGCTGAACGCCGCCAAGCAGGACGCCGCCGCTGCCGGGGCCGAGGCAGCCGCCGCGCGCCTGTCGGTGTCTGCGGGGATCGCTTCGGCCTATGCCGACCTCGCTGCCCTGCATGCGGAGCGCGATGCGGCCGCCAGCGCCGTCGATATCCGCCGCCAGACTCTGGCGCTGACCGGCCAGCGCCGCGATCAGGGTCTGGAGAACAGCGGCGCGGTGGAACGCGCGCGTTCGGGGCTGGCCACATCCGAGGGCGAACTGGCCACGCTGGATGAAGAGATCGATCTGGGACGCCATCGCCTTGCCGCTCTGATGGGCGCCGGGCCCGACCGCACCCGCGATCTGGCGCGCCCCACCGCCTTTGGTCACGCCGATGCGAACCTGCCCGACAACATCCCCGCCCAACTGATCGCGCGCCGCCCAGACATCATCGCCGCGCGCGACCGCGCTCAGGCCGCCGCTTCGCGGGTGAAGCAGGCGCGCGCCGCCTTCTATCCCAATGTCAATCTGATGGGGCTGATCGGGCAACAGGTGCTGGGCGTGGGCAATCTGTTCAAGTCGGGCGCCGAGTATGGTTCGGTCGGCCCGGCGATCAGCCTGCCGCTGTTTCAGGGCGGGCGGCTTCAGGGGCAATATCGCCAGAACCGCGCCGATTACGATGTCGCCGTCGCGCAATATGACGGCGCCATCACCCAGGCCCTGCGCGAGGTGGCCGATGCCGCCACCAGCCAGCGCGCCCTCTCCACCCGCCTGACCCATGCACAGGATGCCGAAAAGGCCGCTCAGGCGGCATGGCAGGTGGCGGGCAACCGTTATCGCGGCGGTCTGGCCACCAACCTCGATGTGCTGACCGCCGAGGATGCGCTGATTTCCGCCCGGCGTTCGGTCGCCGCTCTCCAGACCCGTGCCTTCGCCCTGGATGTCGCGCTGACGCGCGCACTGGGCGGCGGCTATCATTCGTGA
- a CDS encoding HlyD family efflux transporter periplasmic adaptor subunit, giving the protein MTTQALSHEDKDIAVADLPQEQAPEKGGNRKRLFAGLALGVLVLGGGYKAYDVLVASRHAETDNAYVGADVAQVTPLLDATVTQVLVSDSQTVKQGDILVKLDDTDARIALEGAEAQLALTERRVKGLSATDLGLGAQVAARAADEARAQAQLVSAKADLDRAAIDLKRREALAASGSVSGEELSSARNAFASAGANLRAAQAAIAQAGASRQAAIGTQSANKVLIEHTTVETNPEVVAARANRDQARVNLARMVIRAPVDGVISGRQAQVGERVKAGQVLMRVVPVSAAYVDANFKEVQLTRVHPGQNVHLTADLYGGKVTYHGTVVGFSGGTGSAFAVVPAQNATGNWIKVVQRLPVRIALDPKELVEHPLRVGLSMIADIDVSN; this is encoded by the coding sequence ATGACCACGCAAGCCCTCAGCCATGAGGACAAGGATATCGCCGTCGCGGATCTGCCGCAGGAGCAGGCGCCGGAGAAGGGTGGCAACCGCAAGCGGCTGTTCGCGGGCCTCGCGCTGGGCGTGCTGGTGCTCGGCGGGGGCTACAAGGCCTATGACGTGCTGGTCGCCTCGCGCCATGCCGAGACCGACAATGCCTATGTCGGCGCCGATGTGGCGCAGGTGACGCCTTTGCTCGATGCCACGGTGACTCAGGTGCTGGTGTCGGATTCGCAGACGGTGAAGCAGGGCGATATTCTGGTGAAGCTCGACGACACCGACGCGCGCATCGCGCTGGAAGGCGCCGAGGCGCAACTGGCGCTGACCGAACGCCGGGTGAAGGGCCTGTCGGCCACCGATCTGGGGCTGGGCGCTCAGGTCGCCGCGCGCGCCGCCGATGAGGCGCGGGCGCAGGCGCAGCTTGTCTCGGCCAAAGCCGATCTGGACCGGGCTGCCATCGATTTGAAACGCCGCGAAGCTTTGGCCGCCTCGGGCTCGGTCTCGGGCGAGGAGCTGAGTTCGGCGCGCAACGCCTTTGCCTCGGCTGGCGCCAATCTGCGCGCGGCGCAGGCGGCGATCGCTCAGGCCGGGGCCAGCCGTCAGGCCGCCATCGGCACGCAGAGCGCCAACAAGGTGCTGATCGAGCACACCACCGTCGAAACCAACCCCGAGGTCGTCGCCGCACGCGCCAACCGCGATCAGGCCCGCGTCAATCTGGCGCGCATGGTGATCCGCGCGCCGGTCGATGGGGTGATATCGGGCCGTCAGGCGCAGGTGGGTGAGCGGGTGAAGGCCGGGCAGGTGCTGATGCGCGTGGTGCCGGTCAGCGCGGCCTATGTCGATGCCAACTTCAAGGAGGTGCAGCTCACCAGGGTGCACCCCGGTCAGAATGTGCATCTCACGGCGGATCTTTATGGCGGCAAGGTCACCTATCACGGCACGGTGGTGGGCTTCTCGGGCGGAACGGGTTCGGCCTTTGCGGTGGTGCCCGCGCAGAATGCCACGGGCAACTGGATCAAGGTGGTGCAGCGCCTGCCGGTGCGCATCGCGCTCGACCCCAAGGAGCTGGTCGAGCATCCGCTGCGCGTCGGCCTGTCGATGATCGCCGATATCGACGTTTCCAACTAA
- a CDS encoding DHA2 family efflux MFS transporter permease subunit has product MATLHPPKPPLHGTPLLLAALAIGMGNFLVVLDTTIANVSVPTIAGSLGVSSTEGTWVITSYAVAEAITVPLTGWLSRKFGVSRVFLSCYFGFAVLSALCGLSSSLGMLIGCRVLLGLCGGPIMPLAQTMLLRILPPDKQMLGTIMWAMTTLIGPVVGPVLGGYLCDNAGWSWIFFISVPVAFAGGTLLMLLLRGQPDPTEPARLDGVGLGLLVLWVGSLQIMLDEGRNRDWFADPMIRWLGIIAVIGFLAFLIWELTEKEPIVDLRVFRHPGFTAATITYSVGFAAFFANIVILPLWLQQNMGYTATWAGMATGIMGLLAILSAPPVGMASEKFDPRAIVFIGLLGLGAISMWRMSFNSEVTFGQMAWPTLLTGPFMVMFFLPTIGLAMSSVSPGEEANAAGLSNFLRTLAGAFATSLVQTGWEDATRRNQTELAGAMTHGNAVIDSMTSGGVSHETATGLLTQLVSGQSVMLATLNIFAVVAAGFVFSACLIWMAPKPKGPIDMSGGH; this is encoded by the coding sequence ATGGCGACGCTACATCCCCCCAAACCCCCGCTGCATGGCACGCCGCTGCTGCTGGCGGCGCTGGCCATCGGCATGGGCAATTTTCTGGTGGTGCTCGACACCACCATCGCCAATGTCTCGGTGCCGACCATCGCCGGATCGCTGGGCGTGTCCTCGACCGAGGGCACATGGGTCATCACCTCCTACGCCGTGGCCGAGGCGATCACCGTGCCGCTGACCGGCTGGCTGTCGCGCAAATTCGGCGTCTCGCGGGTGTTTCTCTCCTGCTATTTCGGCTTTGCGGTGCTCTCGGCGCTGTGCGGCCTGTCCTCCTCGCTGGGGATGCTGATCGGCTGCCGCGTGCTGCTGGGCCTGTGCGGCGGGCCGATCATGCCGCTGGCGCAGACCATGCTGCTGCGCATCCTGCCGCCCGACAAGCAGATGCTGGGCACGATCATGTGGGCGATGACCACGCTGATCGGGCCGGTCGTGGGCCCGGTGCTGGGCGGTTATCTGTGCGACAATGCCGGGTGGTCGTGGATCTTCTTCATCTCGGTGCCGGTGGCCTTTGCGGGCGGCACGCTGCTGATGCTTCTGCTGCGCGGCCAGCCCGATCCCACCGAACCGGCCCGGCTCGACGGCGTGGGCCTTGGCCTGCTGGTGCTGTGGGTCGGCTCACTGCAGATCATGCTGGACGAGGGCCGCAACCGCGACTGGTTCGCCGACCCCATGATCCGCTGGCTGGGCATCATCGCGGTGATCGGTTTCCTCGCCTTCCTGATCTGGGAGCTGACCGAGAAGGAGCCCATTGTCGATCTGCGCGTGTTCCGCCATCCCGGCTTCACCGCGGCGACGATCACCTATTCGGTGGGCTTTGCCGCCTTCTTCGCCAACATCGTGATCCTGCCGCTCTGGCTGCAGCAGAACATGGGTTACACCGCGACATGGGCGGGCATGGCGACGGGCATCATGGGCCTGCTGGCGATCCTGTCGGCGCCGCCTGTCGGCATGGCTTCGGAAAAGTTCGACCCGCGCGCCATCGTCTTTATCGGCCTGCTGGGGCTGGGGGCGATCTCCATGTGGCGCATGTCCTTCAACTCCGAGGTGACCTTCGGGCAGATGGCGTGGCCCACGCTGCTGACCGGGCCCTTCATGGTGATGTTCTTCCTGCCCACCATTGGCCTTGCCATGTCGAGCGTCTCGCCCGGCGAGGAGGCCAATGCGGCGGGCCTGTCGAACTTCCTGCGCACGCTAGCGGGGGCTTTCGCCACCTCGCTGGTGCAGACCGGCTGGGAGGATGCCACCCGCCGCAACCAGACCGAACTGGCCGGGGCGATGACTCATGGCAACGCTGTGATCGACAGCATGACCAGCGGCGGCGTCTCGCATGAGACAGCCACCGGCCTGCTGACCCAGCTTGTGAGTGGGCAGAGTGTGATGCTGGCCACGCTCAACATCTTCGCGGTGGTGGCGGCAGGGTTCGTCTTCTCCGCCTGCCTGATCTGGATGGCGCCCAAGCCGAAGGGGCCGATCGATATGAGCGGCGGGCACTAA
- a CDS encoding AEC family transporter, translating into MLSVVGIVMPIFALILAGWGARRTGVLGPHATGELNRFVVWLALPALLFDIVAKAHWSEIWQPGFVAVCGLGMGVVFALTLALRWRRQRPLADAAIDALNAAYANTGFIGFPLLLAVFGPTALAPTLISAILTVCVLFAAALILIEIGLQAEAHPLHMARKVASSLARNPLLVAPVLGGVPMAFGLAIPGPVDAFLKLLAASASPCALVALGLFLAEKREGDAAGQGATGLLVALKLLAQPAVTWALATYVFHLAPALVEMATLLAALPTGTGPFMVAEFYRREAGITARAVLVSTVLSLVTVTLYLSLIR; encoded by the coding sequence ATGCTGTCGGTTGTGGGCATTGTCATGCCCATCTTTGCCCTGATCCTTGCCGGATGGGGCGCAAGGCGCACGGGCGTGCTGGGGCCGCATGCCACCGGAGAGCTGAACCGCTTCGTGGTCTGGCTGGCACTGCCCGCCTTGCTGTTCGACATCGTGGCCAAGGCGCATTGGAGCGAGATCTGGCAACCCGGCTTCGTGGCGGTTTGCGGGCTGGGGATGGGGGTGGTCTTCGCCCTGACCCTTGCCTTGCGCTGGCGCAGGCAGCGCCCGCTGGCCGATGCCGCGATCGACGCGCTGAACGCGGCCTATGCCAACACCGGCTTTATCGGCTTTCCCCTGTTGCTGGCGGTGTTTGGCCCAACGGCGCTGGCGCCCACGCTGATCTCGGCGATCCTGACGGTTTGTGTGCTCTTCGCCGCGGCGCTGATCCTGATCGAGATCGGGCTGCAGGCCGAGGCGCATCCGCTGCATATGGCGCGCAAGGTGGCCAGCTCGCTGGCGCGCAATCCGCTGCTGGTCGCGCCGGTGCTGGGTGGGGTGCCGATGGCCTTCGGGCTGGCGATACCGGGGCCGGTCGATGCCTTTCTCAAGCTGCTGGCGGCGTCGGCCTCGCCCTGCGCGCTGGTGGCGCTGGGGCTGTTTCTGGCCGAGAAGCGTGAGGGCGACGCGGCAGGGCAGGGTGCGACCGGCCTGCTGGTGGCGCTGAAGTTGCTGGCGCAGCCTGCCGTCACCTGGGCGCTGGCCACCTATGTTTTCCATCTGGCGCCGGCTCTGGTGGAGATGGCCACCTTGCTGGCCGCTCTGCCCACCGGTACCGGGCCCTTTATGGTCGCGGAATTCTACCGGCGCGAGGCAGGCATCACCGCGCGCGCCGTGCTGGTCTCCACCGTGCTGTCGCTGGTGACGGTGACGCTCTACCTCAGCCTGATCCGCTAA